In the Saccharococcus thermophilus genome, TTGCACGGTGCTCCGCCGTCTGGAATCATCGTCATATGGCCGATTTCACCGCCGGCCCCGTTGACACCATGCACAATCCGGCCATTGGCAATCACTCCGCCTCCGACGCCGGTGCCAAGCGTGACGCAAATCAAATCGCGCGCTCCACTTCCAGCTCCCTTCCACATTTCGCCAAGGGCAGCAATATTCGCATCATTATCTACCGCGACGGGGAGAGATGTTTCTCGCTCTAATTCTTCTTTCAATGGGTAATTTTTCCATCTTAAGTTCACTGCTTCATAAAGCATTCCTGTTTCCATATGCACCGGTCCTGGCGCGCCGATGCCAATGGCTAAAAGCCGGTCTTTGTTTTCCCCTAAACGGCGCAATGTTTCTTGCAGCGATTGGGAGATATGTTTAACAATGTGTTGTCCTTGATTAGAAAGATCGGTATCTATTTCCCATTTATGTACAATATCCCCGTCTGTCGTTACAAACGCCATTTTTGTCGTTGTGCCGCCTAAGTCGATGCCAACCAACCATTTTTCTGCCATCGTTCGTTTCATTCCTTTTTCATTCGTTTTTCTCTTTCGATCTGTGCCTCATGTCTTAATATAAAAAGTGCCATTTGAAAATCCTTTACATCAATAAGCTGCGATTGGTATAGCTCTTTTAACTCTTCTTCCATCAACTCTAAGTCGGCTAGACGGTCTCCTACATAGATGATCGTCCCAAACCGTTTTAAAAGTTGCTGTACATCATAAACCGTTTTCATTATTTCACCTGCACCTCTTTTTGCCCAATATAAATGTATAAATAAACCACTGCTTCCGTCAAGCAAGAAAAAAAGAAAAACAGGCTATTTGAGCAAAACGCCCGCGTAGCCTGTTTTACCGGTCCGGATCGCGCGGATGCAGCACGGCCGGGCGCCGGTTTTTTAGCGGCATCGGAGAGCGGATGAGCACATCGCGCATCGCTCGGTAGGAAAATGGAATAAACGGCCATAAATACGGCACGCCGAACGAGTTCATGCGCGCAAGGCCGATGACCCACACCGCGATGCCAACCACATAGCCGTATAAATCAAATACTCCGCTCAAAACTAACAACCCAATTCTAACAAGGCGATTGGCAAGCCCCAATTCATAGCTTGGTGTCGCGAAGGTTCCGATGGCCGCAATGGAAAAATATAAAATTACTTCGTTCGAAAACAGACCGACTTCTACCGCAATTCCGCCAATCATCAGCGCAGCGACAAGCCCTAACGCTGTCCCTAAAGATGAAGGAGTATGGATAGCGGCCATCCGCAGCATATCAAGGCCAATTTCAATCATCATAATTTGCGCAAATAACGGAATATCTCCAAGTTTTGCTTTTGCTAAAAAAGATAGAGACGACGGCAACAGCTGCGGTTCTGTCATCATTAAATACCAAAGCGGTAATAGAAAAATAGAAGCCCAAACCGCTAAAAAACGCACAAGCCGCAAATAGGCGCCAACAATCGGCTTGTTGCGGTATTCCTCCGCATGCTGAAGATGATGCCAAAACGTCGCAGGCGTAATTAACACACTTGGCGAACCGTCGACAATGACGAGCACATGGCCTTCATATAAATGCTCCGCCGCCGTATCCGGACGTTCCGTATAACGAACTACTGGATATGGGTTCCAATATCTCCCTGAAATAAACTCTTCCACCGTTTTCTCCGCCATTACGAGCCCATCGGTATCGATTTTGGCAATGGATTGTTTCACGCGCTCGACCAATTCCGGATCGGCGATTTCTTCAATATAGCAAATACAAATATCGGTCTTCGAGCGGCGCCCCACTTGCAAATATTCCATGCGCAAAGATGGATCGCGGACACGGCGGCGAATCAGCGCCGTATTGAATACAAGCGTTTCGACAAAGCCATCGCGCGCCCCGCGTACGACCCGTTCATTATCCGGCTCTTGTGGACCGCGAACCGGATAGGTGCGGGCATCAATCAAAATAATATAATCGACGCCGTCGACCACCAGCGCGGTCGGCCCGGCGAGAACCATATTCACCGCTTCTTCCAGATCATTGGTTTTACTTAACTCTACGTACGGAATATATGTTTTTAATAGTTGTTCGAGCGGACGTATCTGCAATTCTTCTTTGTCAAGAAACGATAATCTTCTCATTAAATAATGTAAAATATCATCTTTGACAAATCCATCAATCATAAAAAAAGACATTGCCCTTCCCGCGTACTCGACATCAAGCTGTATGACGTCAAAGCTCTTGCCGACGCCAAGCCTCCGCTGTAAATAGGCGATATTGTCTTGCATGTTGCGGGAAACCAACCGTTTGTTCCTGCTCTTTTCCATTGCCGTTCACCTGCATTCCATTCCACCCATGATACCATTCATCATTGACAACGCAAAACAAATTCATACATAAAACTCCCTTTGCGCGCATATATTGGTGACAACCTTGTCCATTTATAGGGGGTATTTATGAGAAAAATAATCATCCCAATCGTTATCATCGTTGCAGCGTTTTTATGCAGCGTTCCGTTTTATTTTCACCATTTGACAAAAGAAACGATTATCTTTTTCCCGATCGATCCACGCGCAACGTTTAAGGAAGCAAAAACGACATTGCAGCTGCATCCGCAAAAACGGGAAGAAAAATATTCATTGCTTTGGTCGACAACCTCTTCCTTAGATAGATCCGCCTATTTGCGCCAAGATATTTCTTTGCTTTTTGCCGACGGCCGCCTGGTTGATCTCCTTTCTAAATGGGAGCGCAACAGGCAGACGCTAACACAGCGGAAGAAAATAGAAGACAAAGACAGCCACTTTTTTCAGGCGATTTCATTTCACCATGGCGAACTTCATGAAGGAAATGCCATCACGAGCAGCCAAACGATGACAAGCGCTTATTTATATGTGGTCGATTCGCCATACAGCCCGCTTGCCTCCTTTCGCCGTCCAACCAACACAAACGAAAAAGAGTGGCAACGGATATTAAACAAAACAACTAACGAATTTCTGCGGTATAAAGCACAGGCGCTTGTATCGCACTTCTCTATCCGAAAACAACAATATTATTCCTTGTATTTGCCTGATTTAATTATGTATAATGAACAGCCGCTTCCTGACCTTTCGATGAAAAAAACACAAGAAATTATCGGAAAATTTTGGGAAGGAATATACAAATCTTATTTCCTTGGCATAAAAAAAGAGGATGGTTCCATCCTCTCCCCAATCGGCAGTACCGTACCGCTTATTTTAATCAGCAAAGACTATTCCCATTTAATCGTGTTGATCGAGGCGAAAAACGGGGAAAAAATTCAGCTAATCCAGAAAATCAATTAATGGAATCCGATCAATAAGCCCGCAGCGGCAATGCCTGCCGTAACTAACAAAGAACGCGCTTGCCGTTTCCAAGCAACATGGTTTGGCAAGTGAACAATACCAGCGGCAAGATACCCGCCAATCAACCCGCCAATATGCCCGGCGTTATCAATTCCAGGCACAAGGATGCCAAAGAGCAAATTAATAATAACCAAACCGATAATATTCATTCCAATCGTTTGGAAAAACAAGTGCCGATATACGGTGCCAAAATAAAGAAGCGCTCCAAATAGACCAAAAATGGCGCCAGATGCTCCTGCGGAAAGAGACGACGTAAATAAAAAGCTGCCGAGCGTCCCAAAAAATCCGGCAATCATATAGATGCAGAAAAAGCGCCACGAGCCATAAAGACGCTCCACCGCTGTACCTAGATAATAGAGGGCAAGCGTATTCATCAGTAAATGCAAAAAGCCGATATGCAAAAAAATCGGCGTAAAAAAGCGCCACCATTCCCCCGCCTGAATAAGGGGATTAAATTTTGCACCGTAGCGAATCAAAACATCCGGGTTCGTGCTGCCGCCGCTCCACTCCATCAACAGAAACACAGCCACTTGCAAGACGATAAAAATATAGGTAAACACGGGCTTGCCGTATTCAAATAGCCGTCTTTCTCTTTCTTGTTGCTCCCTTACTTCTCCGAAAACACGCTGTCTTACTCGTTCCGCTTCCAAAAACAGATCGCTGTCATCACGGATCGGGGAAAGAGCAACAGGCATTTTGATCGCCTCTGTTAACTGCTGCAACGAACGATCGATACTCCCTGCATGAATCAAAAACGTCCGAAATACGCCATTTCGTTGCGAAAGCGGCAGCGGCTTTTGAATTAGAAATTCCCAATCATCGACAGGGGGATAAGTGGAAACATAAATATTTACGACTTGGCCCGCCCTTCCTATTTTCCACTTTGGCATTTGCCGGACGACATGCCAAGCATATTCCATGTCCCGTTTTAGCCACTGGCTCCAATCGATATCATCGCGCACGATCCGCACAATCGGAGCGTGCCGATTTTCGAATGACTCCAGCCAAATTTCATTGGTGCGCTGGGACAATTGAATGATATGGTAACGTTGCTTTATAAAAAAATAAACAAGCTGCCAAAACAACCATTCCATTTTCCCGTTCAACGTCTCCTCCCCCTTTTCTCCATAACATAAAGCTCCCTCAGCAACATGGAAGCTAATTGCTCCACACTATGGCAGGTAACGACAGATGGTGACAGAACGGCGAAAACAGGTTGCCTCTGCTGGAAATAAATCGCCTGCCATCCCGCATGAAGCGCCCCCATGACATCCAGTTCCCAAGAATCCCCGATATATACCGGCTGTTTTCCAGCCGCCAGTCGACGTTGGGCGCAACGGAAAATCGCCGCATCGGGTTTTTCACACCCAACCTCCTCGGAAATAATCACCGCATCGTCAGGAAAAAAGCGCCGCAACCCGGCATAAGCAATTTTCGCTCGCTGAATCACACTTTCCCCATTGGTTATAATGCCAAGCGGAATAGCAAAGCTTTGCAGTCGTTCGAGTAAAGAAATGACTCCCGGCAGCGCTGTCGCAAAACGGCCGACCGTCTCGTCAAAATAGGCGTGAAACTCATCTGCTGCTTTTTCGTTTGCCTTTATACGGAAATAGTGCATCGCCTCAAGAAAGCGAAGCCGCCGGTACTCCTTCTTCGTCAAGCGCCCGCTCGCATAATCCGGCCAGTAGCGATCACAGTACCATTTAAATATACGAAACCATAACGAAAAAGAAACATCTTTATTTGGAAAAAGCGATATAAAACAATGGTAAGCGGCAGCACGGAATGTCCGCTCATAATCAATAAGCGTATCGTCAAGATCAAACCAAATAACATCCCACTGTTTCATTGTACCACACTTAGCGTAACATCTGGGAAATCATTGCATTGCGGACAAATGGAACGTTCATGGCAGAGCGGACAAGCCATTTTTGCAAAAATCGAATGCGTAATAGAGCATTCAACATTCGGTAACGATAACGATATACCACTATACTAGCAATAATGGCTAATATAGAATAGGCAAGTTTGTTCATCCTTCCATCTCCCTTTCATACGAAGTCTTCTTTATTCTTTTTCCCATTTGTTGATAAATTATAAAAGACCATAGTCAACGGCAAAAAAGAAAAAACGGACCAAAAATGGGCCGTTTTTAGCGAAAAACTTTCGTCGTTTAAACTGCTTCTTTATCAAAAAATGGATAAAACGACGTAAACCAACGCCGAACAGGCAATAGACAAAACGTTCACCACATCATTGTTGATAAAACGATATCCTTTGATATGCACCGTTTTCTGCCCACAATGTTCCTTACGTTCCGTTTGCATCCCGCATATTGGGCAGCGGTAAACCGCCTGCCAAACCGCGCCAAACCACGTATCAAACAAACTGCCAAGCCAGCCGAAAAACGCAACCGTCATAACCGGGATATTTTCCCATTGGAGGGCGCCTGCAGCCCCAATCAGAGCGGCTCCGAAAAAAGCGGCGGCCGTGCCAAGCAGCGTCACCGCTCCTGATGTTCCCGCTTCTACTTTTTTAAAATTTGTCAACAATCTTGGCGGCTGCTTGCTTAAACTGCCGATTTCCGACGCCCACGTATCCGCATTTGCAGCAGCGATGGAAATGATAAACAAAGAAAGAAACAGCGGCGATGAACGCAACAGCGAAAGCAAACTGATCAAAGCGGGAACTCCTCCATTGGCAAACACTTGTATATAGTCGCGGCACCCTCCTTTTTCTACTTTTTCTGCCAGCTTCTGTTTTTTCTTTTTGCCGATTTTGCTCCAAGCGCTAGAACTAACGAAAAAGATTCCTAGCAGTATTAATCCTCTCCATGAAAATCCCATTCCAACGACCGTGCCGACAATAATGGTCGCAATTGCTCCGGAAAGGGAAAGCGACCGAATAAACCACCCTCCGATCGCCACAACAG is a window encoding:
- a CDS encoding ROK family glucokinase, producing the protein MAEKWLVGIDLGGTTTKMAFVTTDGDIVHKWEIDTDLSNQGQHIVKHISQSLQETLRRLGENKDRLLAIGIGAPGPVHMETGMLYEAVNLRWKNYPLKEELERETSLPVAVDNDANIAALGEMWKGAGSGARDLICVTLGTGVGGGVIANGRIVHGVNGAGGEIGHMTMIPDGGAPCNCGKSGCLETIASATGIVRIAREKLATSDRPTLLRPGDVTAKAVFDAAKAGDALALEIVEEVAFYLGLALANAANVSNPEKIVIGGGVSKAGNILAERVTTHFRRFAFPRVAEGATIVLATLGNDAGVIGGAWLAKTSFLA
- a CDS encoding YqgQ family protein, yielding MKTVYDVQQLLKRFGTIIYVGDRLADLELMEEELKELYQSQLIDVKDFQMALFILRHEAQIEREKRMKKE
- a CDS encoding spore germination protein; the encoded protein is MEKSRNKRLVSRNMQDNIAYLQRRLGVGKSFDVIQLDVEYAGRAMSFFMIDGFVKDDILHYLMRRLSFLDKEELQIRPLEQLLKTYIPYVELSKTNDLEEAVNMVLAGPTALVVDGVDYIILIDARTYPVRGPQEPDNERVVRGARDGFVETLVFNTALIRRRVRDPSLRMEYLQVGRRSKTDICICYIEEIADPELVERVKQSIAKIDTDGLVMAEKTVEEFISGRYWNPYPVVRYTERPDTAAEHLYEGHVLVIVDGSPSVLITPATFWHHLQHAEEYRNKPIVGAYLRLVRFLAVWASIFLLPLWYLMMTEPQLLPSSLSFLAKAKLGDIPLFAQIMMIEIGLDMLRMAAIHTPSSLGTALGLVAALMIGGIAVEVGLFSNEVILYFSIAAIGTFATPSYELGLANRLVRIGLLVLSGVFDLYGYVVGIAVWVIGLARMNSFGVPYLWPFIPFSYRAMRDVLIRSPMPLKNRRPAVLHPRDPDR
- a CDS encoding rhomboid family intramembrane serine protease, producing the protein MNGKMEWLFWQLVYFFIKQRYHIIQLSQRTNEIWLESFENRHAPIVRIVRDDIDWSQWLKRDMEYAWHVVRQMPKWKIGRAGQVVNIYVSTYPPVDDWEFLIQKPLPLSQRNGVFRTFLIHAGSIDRSLQQLTEAIKMPVALSPIRDDSDLFLEAERVRQRVFGEVREQQERERRLFEYGKPVFTYIFIVLQVAVFLLMEWSGGSTNPDVLIRYGAKFNPLIQAGEWWRFFTPIFLHIGFLHLLMNTLALYYLGTAVERLYGSWRFFCIYMIAGFFGTLGSFLFTSSLSAGASGAIFGLFGALLYFGTVYRHLFFQTIGMNIIGLVIINLLFGILVPGIDNAGHIGGLIGGYLAAGIVHLPNHVAWKRQARSLLVTAGIAAAGLLIGFH
- a CDS encoding HAD family hydrolase; its protein translation is MKQWDVIWFDLDDTLIDYERTFRAAAYHCFISLFPNKDVSFSLWFRIFKWYCDRYWPDYASGRLTKKEYRRLRFLEAMHYFRIKANEKAADEFHAYFDETVGRFATALPGVISLLERLQSFAIPLGIITNGESVIQRAKIAYAGLRRFFPDDAVIISEEVGCEKPDAAIFRCAQRRLAAGKQPVYIGDSWELDVMGALHAGWQAIYFQQRQPVFAVLSPSVVTCHSVEQLASMLLRELYVMEKRGRRR
- a CDS encoding DUF92 domain-containing protein yields the protein MNEWFYIVASAVVAIGGWFIRSLSLSGAIATIIVGTVVGMGFSWRGLILLGIFFVSSSAWSKIGKKKKQKLAEKVEKGGCRDYIQVFANGGVPALISLLSLLRSSPLFLSLFIISIAAANADTWASEIGSLSKQPPRLLTNFKKVEAGTSGAVTLLGTAAAFFGAALIGAAGALQWENIPVMTVAFFGWLGSLFDTWFGAVWQAVYRCPICGMQTERKEHCGQKTVHIKGYRFINNDVVNVLSIACSALVYVVLSIF